Proteins from a single region of Octopus bimaculoides isolate UCB-OBI-ISO-001 chromosome 11, ASM119413v2, whole genome shotgun sequence:
- the LOC106882342 gene encoding glycogen [starch] synthase isoform X1, producing MNRRRSSLFKSVKDFENDDDSVRDGGSSAAAKNLWFFECAWEVANKVGGIYTVIKSKTPVTVEELGEQYCLLGPYNEECVRTEVEILEPQYYVYRDVIKSMEDQGIRVYFGRWLIEGYPKVVLFDISSAAWKLDAFKQELWKLAGIGIPWHDREANDAVIFGALVAWFIAEFCKNLPHVPCKPMVIAHFHEWLAGVGLIFCRTRLVDCTTIFTTHATLLGRYLCAAKADFYNNLQNFKVDKEAGDRQIYHRYCMERSAVHCAHVFTTVSEITGLESEHLLKRKPDVITPNGLNVKKFSAIHEFQNLHARFKDKIHDFIRGHFYGHYDFDLDKTLYMFIAGRYEFSNKGADMFIEALARLNYYLKQRNSDMTVIAFLIFPTRTNNYNVESLRGQAIAKQLQDTSSYVIHQVGRRLLETCMRGNIPKGSDILLEEDIVKLKRCIYSAQRRELPPVCTHNVIDDAKDQVLNAIRRCKLFNDREDRVKVIFHPEFLNSTNPLFGLDYEDFVRGCHLGVFPSYYEPWGYTPAECTVMGIPSVTTNLSGFGCFMQEHIVDPKSYGIYITDRRFRNPEESVQQLTQTLFDFTCLSRRQRIIQRNRTERLSELLDWKNLGVYYVKARRIALHKTHPEIFDEDSLTGKKILFPRPPSEPPSPASSRATTPVPSDGEENDDGHDEEQEELEARVLGLTVSSDDGQNGLSLSEADIS from the exons ttggTGGAATTTATACAGTAATCAAGTCAAAAACTCCTGTAACAGTTGAAGAACTTGGAGAACAATATTGTTTGTTGGGCCCTTATAATGAAGAATGTGTCCGTACTGAGGTTGAAATTTTGGAACCTCAATACTATGTTTACAGAGATGTCATCAAATCAATGGAAGATCAAGGAATCCGG GTATATTTTGGAAGATGGCTAATAGAAGGTTATCCAAAAGTAGTCTTATTTGATATTAGCTCTGCTGCCTGGAAACTGGATGCTTTCAAACAAGAACTTTGGAAGTTAGCTGGCATTGGAATCCCTTGGCATGATCGTGAAGCTAACGATGCTGTTATATTTGGTGCCCTTGTTGCATGGTTTATTGCTGAA ttttgcaAAAACTTACCCCATGTACCATGCAAACCAATGGTTATTGCTCACTTTCATGAGTGGTTAGCTGGTGTTGGTCTCATATTTTGCCGCACACGTTTAGTTGATTGTACAACTATTTTCACAACACATGCAACTTTGTTGGGACGCTACCTTTGTGCTGCTAAAGCTGATTTTTATAACAATTTACAAAAT TTCAAAGTCGACAAAGAAGCTGGTGATCGTCAAATTTATCATCGCTATTGTATGGAAAGATCTGCTGTACATTGCGCACATGTGTTTACCACTGTCTCGGAGATTACTGGTTTAGAGAGTGAGCACTTACTGAAAAGAAAACCAG ATGTTATAACACCAAATGGATTAAATGTCAAAAAATTCAGTGCCATCCATGAATTCCAGAACCTTCATGCCCGATTTAAAGATAAAATCCATGATTTTATCCGTGGACACTTTTATGG GCATTATGACTTTGATCTTGACAAAACTTTGTACATGTTTATTGCTGGTCGTTATGAATTCTCGAATAAAGGTGCGGACATGTTTATTGAGGCTTTGGCACGCCTAAACTATTACCTCAAG CAACGGAATAGTGACATGACTGTCATAGCTTTCTTGATTTTTCCAACTCGTACAAATAATTACAATGTGGAATCGCTACGAGGACAAGCAATAGCGAAACAGTTACAAGATACATCTTCGTACGTCATTCACCAGGTTGGGCGCAGGCTGCTGGAGACATGCATGCG TGGAAATATTCCTAAAGGAAGTGATATTTTACTTGAAGAAGATATTGTCAAATTAAAAAGGTGTATCTACAGTGCACAG CGACGAGAATTACCGCCAGTATGCACTCATAATGTAATTGATGATGCTAAAGACCAAGTACTCAATGCCATTCGTCGCTGCAAATTATTCAACGATCGTGAAGACAGGGTGAAG gTAATATTTCATCCTGAATTTTTGAATTCTACAAATCCGCTTTTTGGTTTGGACTATGAAGACTTTGTCCGAGGCTGTCATCTTGGTGTCTTTCCATCTTATTATGAACCCTGGGGTTACACACCTG ctGAATGTACTGTCATGGGTATCCCTAGTGTAACAACAAATCTTTCTGGATTTGGTTGCTTCATGCAAGAACATATTGTTGATCCTAAATCCTATGGCATATATATCACAGATCGGCGTTTCAGAAATCCAGAAGAATCGGTGCAACAATTGACACAA acTTTATTCGACTTTACTTGTTTATCGCGTCGTCAAAGAATTATTCAGAGAAACCGTACTGAACGCCTTAGTGAATTGCTAGACTGGAAGAACCTTGGAGTT TATTATGTGAAAGCTCGTCGAATTGCACTTCATAAAACCCATCCAGAAATATTTGATGAAGACAGTTTAACC ggtAAGAAGATCTTATTTCCACGTCCTCCATCTGAGCCCCCATCACCAGCCTCTTCTCGAGCTACAACACCAGTGCCAAGTGATGgggaagaaaatgatgatgggCATGATGAAGAGCAGGAAGAATTAGAGGCCAGAGTGCTTGGTTTAACAGTTAGCTCAGATGATGGGCAAAATGGGCTGAGTCTATCCGAAGCAGATATTTCTTAA
- the LOC106882342 gene encoding glycogen [starch] synthase isoform X2, whose protein sequence is MSLWFLNLSHLVSEARLTEIRPHHFLLCLHWSSATVGGIYTVIKSKTPVTVEELGEQYCLLGPYNEECVRTEVEILEPQYYVYRDVIKSMEDQGIRVYFGRWLIEGYPKVVLFDISSAAWKLDAFKQELWKLAGIGIPWHDREANDAVIFGALVAWFIAEFCKNLPHVPCKPMVIAHFHEWLAGVGLIFCRTRLVDCTTIFTTHATLLGRYLCAAKADFYNNLQNFKVDKEAGDRQIYHRYCMERSAVHCAHVFTTVSEITGLESEHLLKRKPDVITPNGLNVKKFSAIHEFQNLHARFKDKIHDFIRGHFYGHYDFDLDKTLYMFIAGRYEFSNKGADMFIEALARLNYYLKQRNSDMTVIAFLIFPTRTNNYNVESLRGQAIAKQLQDTSSYVIHQVGRRLLETCMRGNIPKGSDILLEEDIVKLKRCIYSAQRRELPPVCTHNVIDDAKDQVLNAIRRCKLFNDREDRVKVIFHPEFLNSTNPLFGLDYEDFVRGCHLGVFPSYYEPWGYTPAECTVMGIPSVTTNLSGFGCFMQEHIVDPKSYGIYITDRRFRNPEESVQQLTQTLFDFTCLSRRQRIIQRNRTERLSELLDWKNLGVYYVKARRIALHKTHPEIFDEDSLTGKKILFPRPPSEPPSPASSRATTPVPSDGEENDDGHDEEQEELEARVLGLTVSSDDGQNGLSLSEADIS, encoded by the exons ATGTCACTATGGTTCTTGAACTTGTCTCATCTTGTCAGTGAAGCACGACTTACTGAAATCCGACCCCACCACTTCTTGTTATGCCTTCATTGGTCTTCTGCTACAG ttggTGGAATTTATACAGTAATCAAGTCAAAAACTCCTGTAACAGTTGAAGAACTTGGAGAACAATATTGTTTGTTGGGCCCTTATAATGAAGAATGTGTCCGTACTGAGGTTGAAATTTTGGAACCTCAATACTATGTTTACAGAGATGTCATCAAATCAATGGAAGATCAAGGAATCCGG GTATATTTTGGAAGATGGCTAATAGAAGGTTATCCAAAAGTAGTCTTATTTGATATTAGCTCTGCTGCCTGGAAACTGGATGCTTTCAAACAAGAACTTTGGAAGTTAGCTGGCATTGGAATCCCTTGGCATGATCGTGAAGCTAACGATGCTGTTATATTTGGTGCCCTTGTTGCATGGTTTATTGCTGAA ttttgcaAAAACTTACCCCATGTACCATGCAAACCAATGGTTATTGCTCACTTTCATGAGTGGTTAGCTGGTGTTGGTCTCATATTTTGCCGCACACGTTTAGTTGATTGTACAACTATTTTCACAACACATGCAACTTTGTTGGGACGCTACCTTTGTGCTGCTAAAGCTGATTTTTATAACAATTTACAAAAT TTCAAAGTCGACAAAGAAGCTGGTGATCGTCAAATTTATCATCGCTATTGTATGGAAAGATCTGCTGTACATTGCGCACATGTGTTTACCACTGTCTCGGAGATTACTGGTTTAGAGAGTGAGCACTTACTGAAAAGAAAACCAG ATGTTATAACACCAAATGGATTAAATGTCAAAAAATTCAGTGCCATCCATGAATTCCAGAACCTTCATGCCCGATTTAAAGATAAAATCCATGATTTTATCCGTGGACACTTTTATGG GCATTATGACTTTGATCTTGACAAAACTTTGTACATGTTTATTGCTGGTCGTTATGAATTCTCGAATAAAGGTGCGGACATGTTTATTGAGGCTTTGGCACGCCTAAACTATTACCTCAAG CAACGGAATAGTGACATGACTGTCATAGCTTTCTTGATTTTTCCAACTCGTACAAATAATTACAATGTGGAATCGCTACGAGGACAAGCAATAGCGAAACAGTTACAAGATACATCTTCGTACGTCATTCACCAGGTTGGGCGCAGGCTGCTGGAGACATGCATGCG TGGAAATATTCCTAAAGGAAGTGATATTTTACTTGAAGAAGATATTGTCAAATTAAAAAGGTGTATCTACAGTGCACAG CGACGAGAATTACCGCCAGTATGCACTCATAATGTAATTGATGATGCTAAAGACCAAGTACTCAATGCCATTCGTCGCTGCAAATTATTCAACGATCGTGAAGACAGGGTGAAG gTAATATTTCATCCTGAATTTTTGAATTCTACAAATCCGCTTTTTGGTTTGGACTATGAAGACTTTGTCCGAGGCTGTCATCTTGGTGTCTTTCCATCTTATTATGAACCCTGGGGTTACACACCTG ctGAATGTACTGTCATGGGTATCCCTAGTGTAACAACAAATCTTTCTGGATTTGGTTGCTTCATGCAAGAACATATTGTTGATCCTAAATCCTATGGCATATATATCACAGATCGGCGTTTCAGAAATCCAGAAGAATCGGTGCAACAATTGACACAA acTTTATTCGACTTTACTTGTTTATCGCGTCGTCAAAGAATTATTCAGAGAAACCGTACTGAACGCCTTAGTGAATTGCTAGACTGGAAGAACCTTGGAGTT TATTATGTGAAAGCTCGTCGAATTGCACTTCATAAAACCCATCCAGAAATATTTGATGAAGACAGTTTAACC ggtAAGAAGATCTTATTTCCACGTCCTCCATCTGAGCCCCCATCACCAGCCTCTTCTCGAGCTACAACACCAGTGCCAAGTGATGgggaagaaaatgatgatgggCATGATGAAGAGCAGGAAGAATTAGAGGCCAGAGTGCTTGGTTTAACAGTTAGCTCAGATGATGGGCAAAATGGGCTGAGTCTATCCGAAGCAGATATTTCTTAA